One window from the genome of Nisaea sediminum encodes:
- a CDS encoding response regulator codes for MRIRILAMVPALLVFAAAIGIGCYLSVEARHAHEAQARQEISSELDLLRARLEGIIASNIRLVGGLAAAISANPEITGDQFNKIAERLFTRRLQLRNIGAAPDLVMRYIYPLKGNEGALGLDYRKNEAQRAAAFAARDARDLVMAGPLNLVQGGVAVIGRYPVFVKNPDGAETFWGLVSAVIDMEELYAAAGIPPDPSEMTFEFAIRGRDGMGLGGDVFYGDESLFLSDPVLQPVSLPVGEWVFAGRPKGGWIVPNGIYLQIWLPVLLIGLAIAAPVAGLGIYHERRRGDVQTLAAQEAGLIAAKELATEAERQLRIALDAMNGAFVLYDSEKRLVLSNERFKDLYPSTRRTMVPGRSFEEIIRVSAYEGEIPEAVGREEEWISTRLRQFVEPGPVVEQLLPDGRWIRIQDSKTPDGGFLSFRVDITELKQRQEEAEAASRAKSAFVANMSHEIRTPLNGIVGLGRLLQRTALNETQTDFVAKIVSSSQILLGIINDILDFSKIEAGQLEIDATDFNLRQVIEQAGGIARDMAVEKGLEFEVFVDPDTPLDLYGDPLRVAQILTNLCNNAVKFTGQGSVRLHVKPREMTDGRVELHFRLEDTGIGMTAEQRERIFKPFAQADVSTTRQFGGTGLGLSICLDLVQRMGGRIWVESTPGEGSVFHVTLPFRTSVSPLLTADRANAPFRDWRVLVVDDSETARIVLTGMFRSIGLDVEEADSGLAALARIDEARREGKDFDLVVLDWIMPETDGLETALMIQEAHMGDDVPPKVVLVTGAHAEGLTEQARAAGLSGVLTKPIALERLLRLLRALAEDREIEDDPSDPLPAQVSGMKVLVAEDNAINQQVIEALLRRVGVEVELVANGRLAVEAVTAGGPRNYDAVLMDIQMPVMDGIEATRLIRADGRFGNLPIVAATAHAISSEIDRCFEAGMNAHIAKPIEEEKLYRVLAGVRSGRFELITFEAETEAETEAETETEARSAGSDAGEEGAAFEAFERTAKMLGSDELAGRLFNEFCRQNAGNADKLGGLIDRGDYIAASRVAHQIKGVAGNLGLMDLNAAAAELESRLRSGILADPESEALRTRFEDELKQALDMTRAHLLKKDLLEEDLLPSDPIRR; via the coding sequence ATGCGAATTCGGATTCTTGCGATGGTGCCGGCGCTGCTGGTCTTCGCCGCAGCTATTGGCATCGGATGCTATCTCTCGGTCGAGGCCCGGCATGCGCACGAAGCACAGGCGCGTCAGGAGATCTCAAGCGAGCTGGATCTGCTGAGGGCCCGCCTTGAAGGAATCATCGCGTCGAACATCAGGCTTGTCGGTGGGCTCGCGGCGGCGATCTCGGCCAATCCGGAAATTACGGGCGATCAGTTCAACAAGATTGCCGAGCGCCTCTTCACCAGACGTCTGCAGTTGCGCAACATCGGTGCCGCCCCGGATCTGGTGATGCGCTACATTTATCCCCTGAAAGGGAATGAAGGTGCCCTCGGTCTCGATTACCGCAAGAACGAGGCGCAAAGGGCAGCCGCCTTCGCGGCCCGAGACGCGCGCGATCTGGTGATGGCCGGACCACTGAATCTTGTTCAGGGCGGTGTCGCGGTCATCGGGCGCTATCCAGTTTTCGTGAAGAATCCCGACGGAGCCGAAACGTTCTGGGGTTTGGTTTCCGCCGTCATCGATATGGAGGAGCTCTACGCCGCCGCCGGGATACCGCCCGACCCCTCTGAGATGACGTTCGAATTCGCGATCCGCGGGCGCGACGGAATGGGCCTGGGCGGGGATGTCTTCTACGGCGACGAAAGTCTTTTCCTGTCCGACCCTGTCCTGCAGCCTGTCAGTCTTCCGGTCGGCGAGTGGGTGTTTGCCGGGCGGCCGAAAGGCGGCTGGATCGTCCCCAACGGGATCTATTTGCAAATCTGGCTCCCGGTCCTTCTGATCGGCCTCGCCATCGCCGCGCCGGTCGCGGGTCTGGGCATCTATCACGAGCGCCGGCGCGGCGACGTTCAGACTCTGGCGGCGCAGGAAGCCGGACTGATCGCCGCGAAGGAACTTGCAACCGAGGCCGAGCGCCAGCTGCGTATCGCCCTCGACGCCATGAACGGCGCCTTTGTCCTATACGATAGCGAAAAGCGTCTGGTGCTCAGCAACGAGCGCTTCAAGGATTTGTATCCCAGCACGCGCCGGACAATGGTACCCGGCCGGAGTTTCGAGGAGATCATCCGCGTATCGGCATATGAAGGAGAAATCCCGGAAGCCGTCGGCCGCGAGGAGGAATGGATCTCGACGCGGCTCCGGCAGTTCGTGGAGCCCGGGCCGGTTGTCGAACAGCTGCTCCCCGATGGACGGTGGATCCGGATCCAGGATTCGAAGACCCCGGACGGTGGGTTCCTCTCTTTCCGGGTCGACATCACCGAACTGAAGCAGCGTCAGGAAGAGGCAGAGGCAGCGAGCCGCGCCAAGTCCGCTTTCGTCGCCAATATGAGTCACGAGATCCGCACGCCCCTCAACGGGATCGTCGGTCTCGGGCGGTTGCTTCAACGGACCGCATTGAACGAAACGCAGACCGACTTCGTCGCCAAGATCGTGTCGTCCTCGCAGATCCTCCTCGGCATCATCAACGACATACTCGATTTCTCGAAGATTGAGGCGGGCCAGCTCGAAATCGACGCCACCGATTTCAACCTCCGGCAAGTCATCGAGCAGGCCGGAGGGATTGCAAGGGACATGGCGGTCGAGAAAGGCCTGGAGTTCGAAGTCTTTGTCGATCCGGATACGCCGCTGGATCTTTATGGCGATCCGCTCCGGGTCGCTCAGATCCTGACCAATCTCTGCAACAACGCAGTCAAGTTCACCGGCCAGGGATCGGTCAGGCTTCACGTCAAGCCGAGAGAGATGACCGACGGTCGGGTCGAGTTGCATTTCAGGCTGGAAGACACCGGCATTGGTATGACCGCGGAGCAGCGCGAAAGGATCTTCAAACCCTTCGCGCAGGCGGACGTCTCGACAACGCGGCAATTTGGCGGCACTGGCCTCGGACTCTCTATCTGCCTGGACCTCGTTCAGCGGATGGGCGGGCGGATCTGGGTCGAAAGCACACCCGGCGAAGGCAGCGTCTTCCATGTCACCCTCCCGTTCCGGACATCCGTCAGTCCCTTGCTGACGGCCGACAGGGCGAATGCCCCTTTCAGGGACTGGAGGGTTCTGGTCGTCGATGACAGCGAGACGGCGCGCATCGTCCTGACAGGCATGTTCCGATCGATAGGGCTCGATGTCGAGGAAGCAGATTCCGGACTGGCAGCGCTTGCGCGCATCGACGAGGCCCGGCGGGAAGGAAAAGATTTCGACCTGGTGGTCCTCGACTGGATCATGCCGGAGACCGATGGCTTGGAAACGGCGCTGATGATCCAGGAGGCCCATATGGGGGACGACGTTCCGCCCAAAGTTGTCCTGGTGACCGGCGCACACGCGGAAGGTCTGACGGAGCAGGCACGTGCCGCCGGCCTGAGCGGGGTACTGACGAAGCCGATCGCGCTGGAGAGGCTGTTGCGCCTGCTGCGCGCCCTCGCGGAAGACCGCGAGATCGAGGACGATCCGTCAGACCCGCTCCCTGCACAGGTTTCGGGCATGAAGGTGCTGGTTGCGGAAGATAACGCGATCAATCAACAGGTTATCGAGGCGCTTCTGCGCCGCGTCGGGGTCGAGGTGGAACTCGTCGCCAACGGCCGGCTCGCCGTCGAAGCGGTAACCGCGGGCGGTCCACGGAACTACGATGCCGTTCTCATGGACATCCAGATGCCGGTCATGGACGGCATTGAGGCGACGCGTCTGATTCGGGCGGACGGACGCTTTGGCAACCTCCCCATCGTCGCAGCGACCGCTCACGCGATCTCGTCCGAGATCGATCGCTGTTTTGAAGCCGGAATGAATGCGCATATCGCGAAACCGATCGAGGAAGAGAAGCTCTATCGGGTGCTGGCCGGCGTGCGCTCGGGTCGGTTCGAGTTGATCACGTTCGAGGCCGAAACGGAGGCTGAAACAGAAGCAGAAACAGAAACAGAAGCCCGCTCTGCCGGATCGGATGCGGGGGAGGAGGGTGCTGCCTTCGAAGCTTTCGAGCGCACCGCGAAGATGCTTGGATCGGACGAACTCGCTGGCCGGCTTTTCAACGAGTTCTGCCGGCAGAACGCGGGAAATGCCGACAAGCTCGGAGGTCTGATCGATCGCGGGGACTACATCGCCGCATCCCGGGTTGCTCACCAGATCAAGGGAGTCGCGGGGAATCTCGGTCTGATGGACCTGAATGCCGCGGCGGCGGAACTGGAATCCCGGCTCCGGTCCGGTATTCTCGCGGATCCGGAGTCCGAAGCGCTTCGGACGCGTTTTGAGGATGAACTCAAGCAGGCCCTCGACATGACGCGCGCGCATCTCTTGAAGAAGGACCTGCTTGAGGAAGATCTGCTTCCGTCTGACCCGATCAGGCGTTGA
- a CDS encoding YdcH family protein translates to MSHVLHELAEEFPEAADKIHELKQSNAHFAKLADAYHEVNREIHRIEAEIETTSDAYAEELKKKRLALKDEVAGFLNA, encoded by the coding sequence ATGTCCCACGTCCTCCACGAGCTCGCAGAAGAATTCCCCGAAGCGGCCGACAAGATTCACGAGTTGAAGCAGAGCAACGCTCATTTCGCCAAACTCGCCGACGCGTACCATGAGGTGAACCGCGAAATTCACCGGATCGAGGCGGAGATCGAAACGACGTCGGACGCTTATGCGGAGGAGCTGAAGAAGAAGCGTCTGGCGCTGAAAGACGAGGTCGCGGGCTTCCTCAACGCCTGA
- a CDS encoding DMT family transporter — MSTAMVFFTSMGLFIRLSSETLHVLEVVFFRNFLAVVLMAPWIMRQGLGALRTEKYGLYSLRAAINLVAMAAGFAAITMIPLAEATALGFTAPLFATIGAVLVLGEVIRARRVAALVAGFVGMLIVLRPGMEAITPGALLALGNALGISITALVVKKLTATERPEAIVLWMVLLQSPLSLVPALFYWTWPDPMTWLWLFCLAGAGTLGHMCWTRACSLAEITQLQPLEFIKLPLIAVMGFLMFGEEPTLWVWLGGAVIFCSTAYISHREAVLARRKVRESLDG, encoded by the coding sequence ATGAGCACGGCGATGGTGTTCTTCACCTCGATGGGGCTCTTCATCCGCCTCTCCTCCGAGACCCTGCATGTGCTGGAGGTCGTGTTCTTCCGCAACTTTCTCGCGGTCGTGCTGATGGCGCCCTGGATCATGCGGCAGGGATTGGGCGCGCTGCGGACGGAGAAATACGGGCTGTATAGCCTGCGCGCGGCGATCAACCTGGTTGCGATGGCGGCGGGTTTCGCTGCCATTACGATGATCCCGCTCGCAGAGGCGACCGCGCTCGGCTTCACCGCGCCGCTTTTCGCCACGATCGGTGCCGTTCTGGTGCTTGGCGAGGTTATCCGGGCGCGCCGCGTCGCGGCGCTCGTCGCGGGTTTCGTCGGCATGCTCATCGTTCTCCGTCCGGGGATGGAGGCGATCACGCCGGGGGCATTGCTCGCGCTCGGGAACGCACTTGGAATCTCGATCACCGCACTGGTGGTGAAGAAGCTCACGGCGACCGAACGGCCGGAGGCGATCGTGCTCTGGATGGTGCTGCTGCAAAGCCCGCTTTCGCTTGTGCCGGCATTGTTCTACTGGACGTGGCCGGATCCCATGACCTGGCTCTGGCTCTTCTGCCTCGCCGGCGCCGGGACGCTCGGCCATATGTGCTGGACCCGCGCCTGCAGCCTTGCCGAAATCACCCAGCTGCAGCCGCTTGAATTCATCAAGCTGCCGCTGATTGCGGTCATGGGGTTCCTGATGTTCGGAGAGGAGCCGACGCTATGGGTCTGGCTCGGCGGCGCGGTGATCTTCTGTTCGACCGCCTATATCAGCCATCGCGAGGCGGTGCTGGCGCGCCGGAAAGTCCGTGAATCGCTCGACGGGTAG
- a CDS encoding TonB-dependent copper receptor, whose amino-acid sequence MSIRNKIPLGLAVAAMAFPAVDARAQSSTDGGSAASLPKLVVEAPWLSKPSQSVLPPHSPASPPAADGGDFLRSVPGISGVRMGGHGIDPVIRGMQGNQLNITTDGAYIYGGCPNRMDPPASFAPVETYDQVIVSQGYQSVTRGAGGPGGHIDFQRLAPVFETGKSYLGQVGGGWESNGNIRDAFGDVAAGRDGAYARVVGAAKEADNYDDGDGNEVRSSFSQRSIDTVAGYEKEDGAALSLGLGFASTEDALFEGAAMDAPVDDSRTLRGKVRLPVAFGAFTEVRAEGFATGVEHVMDNYSLRTRTAPMAMRVDSTSDTFGGSLAGDLAVGSAALTVGLDYQHNSREAERYSGMSDSNVNTLNSLMWPDTEIGQLGLFVESTLDVAQQTRLVLGGRYDRVEASLGRADEVVTSKGRSPNDLYRMYYGETGEDRSENNFGGLARLEYDLTSRTVLHAGLSRSVRTADATERSMASDMMASSWVGNPDIKPEAHHQLEAGLSTRDEGWSFGATAYVDRVSDFILRDSARGQSGVLLSNGATVYRNVDALLSGFTVSGDYRFAGNWVLAGDATYTYGENLDEDRPLAQIPPLEGSLSLAYQGDGWEVGTVFRGALKQTRVDDDSSTGSGRDADKTPAWFTQDLYASVETFTPFEVRVGVTNLFDRDYAYHLNRANSFDVTEVQVDEPGRSFYLRAIARF is encoded by the coding sequence ATGAGCATTCGAAACAAGATTCCGCTCGGCCTTGCCGTCGCCGCCATGGCGTTTCCGGCCGTCGATGCGCGGGCCCAGTCATCCACGGACGGCGGCTCGGCCGCGTCCCTCCCGAAACTCGTGGTCGAGGCCCCCTGGCTTTCGAAGCCTTCCCAATCCGTTCTTCCTCCGCACAGCCCGGCCAGTCCGCCTGCGGCCGACGGCGGCGATTTCCTCCGCAGCGTCCCGGGAATCTCCGGCGTGCGGATGGGCGGGCACGGCATCGACCCGGTCATCCGCGGCATGCAGGGCAATCAGCTCAACATCACCACGGACGGCGCCTATATCTACGGCGGCTGTCCGAACCGGATGGATCCCCCGGCCTCCTTCGCGCCTGTAGAAACTTATGACCAAGTCATCGTCTCGCAAGGCTATCAGAGCGTCACTCGGGGGGCTGGAGGGCCGGGCGGTCACATCGATTTCCAACGCCTCGCACCCGTCTTCGAGACGGGGAAATCATATCTCGGACAGGTTGGCGGCGGCTGGGAGTCGAATGGCAATATCCGCGATGCCTTCGGCGATGTGGCGGCCGGACGCGACGGCGCCTATGCCCGGGTGGTCGGCGCTGCCAAGGAGGCCGACAATTACGACGACGGGGACGGCAACGAGGTCCGGTCCAGCTTCTCCCAGCGTTCGATCGACACGGTTGCGGGGTACGAGAAGGAAGACGGCGCCGCGCTTTCCCTCGGGCTTGGCTTCGCGAGCACCGAGGACGCGCTCTTCGAGGGCGCCGCGATGGATGCACCGGTGGACGATTCCCGGACCCTGCGGGGGAAGGTGAGGCTTCCGGTCGCTTTCGGGGCGTTCACTGAAGTGCGTGCCGAGGGTTTCGCGACGGGCGTCGAGCATGTGATGGACAATTACTCGCTCCGGACCCGCACGGCGCCGATGGCGATGAGGGTCGACTCCACTTCCGACACCTTCGGCGGCAGCCTTGCCGGCGATCTTGCCGTCGGATCGGCCGCTCTGACCGTCGGGCTCGACTACCAGCACAACAGCCGCGAGGCGGAACGTTATTCCGGCATGTCGGACAGCAATGTGAACACGCTGAATTCCCTCATGTGGCCGGACACGGAAATCGGCCAGCTCGGCCTTTTCGTCGAGAGCACGCTGGATGTCGCGCAGCAGACCCGTCTGGTGCTCGGCGGCCGCTACGACCGTGTCGAGGCCAGCCTCGGTCGGGCGGACGAGGTCGTCACCTCGAAAGGACGCAGCCCGAACGATCTCTACCGGATGTATTACGGAGAGACCGGGGAGGATCGTTCCGAAAACAATTTCGGCGGTCTCGCGCGGCTGGAATACGACCTGACCAGCAGAACCGTGCTCCATGCCGGCCTCAGCCGCTCCGTCCGCACAGCCGACGCGACCGAGCGTTCCATGGCGTCCGACATGATGGCGAGCAGCTGGGTCGGCAATCCGGACATCAAGCCCGAGGCGCACCATCAGCTCGAGGCGGGTCTCTCGACCCGCGATGAAGGCTGGTCGTTCGGCGCGACGGCCTATGTCGACCGGGTCAGCGACTTCATTCTGCGCGACAGCGCGCGCGGCCAGAGCGGGGTTCTGCTTTCCAACGGGGCGACGGTCTACCGCAATGTCGACGCGCTGCTGTCCGGCTTCACCGTGAGCGGTGATTATCGCTTTGCCGGAAACTGGGTGCTGGCGGGCGACGCGACCTATACCTACGGCGAAAATCTCGACGAGGATCGGCCGCTGGCCCAGATCCCGCCGCTTGAAGGCAGCCTGTCGCTGGCGTACCAAGGCGATGGCTGGGAGGTCGGCACGGTCTTCCGCGGTGCGCTGAAGCAGACCCGGGTGGATGACGACTCAAGCACGGGCTCGGGGCGTGACGCGGACAAGACCCCGGCCTGGTTTACCCAGGATCTCTACGCCTCGGTCGAGACATTCACGCCGTTCGAGGTCCGTGTCGGTGTCACCAATCTGTTCGACCGGGACTATGCCTATCACCTCAATCGCGCGAATTCGTTCGATGTGACCGAAGTGCAGGTCGACGAGCCGGGCCGCTCCTTCTATTTGCGGGCGATCGCGCGCTTCTGA
- a CDS encoding prolyl-tRNA synthetase associated domain-containing protein gives MAESESASDEGRAAPRTPEQLLAHLDATGVAYDLHRHPPLFTVEDSKALRGELPGGHCKNLFLRDRKGKMWLLVTLEDRPIDLKQLGAAFGGARLSFGSPDRLMTYLGVIPGAVSPFALINDTGREVTVVLDKDMLEFDPLNYHPLSNEMTIAVSPSGLQAFLTGLGYAPEILDLNAPG, from the coding sequence ATGGCAGAGAGTGAATCAGCCTCCGACGAAGGTCGGGCGGCCCCCAGGACTCCGGAACAGCTTCTGGCCCATCTCGACGCAACCGGCGTCGCCTACGATCTGCACCGGCACCCGCCGCTCTTCACCGTCGAGGACAGCAAGGCGCTGCGCGGAGAGTTGCCGGGCGGGCACTGCAAGAACCTCTTCCTGCGCGACCGCAAGGGCAAGATGTGGCTGCTGGTCACGCTTGAGGACCGGCCGATCGATCTGAAGCAACTCGGCGCGGCTTTCGGCGGCGCCCGGCTCTCCTTCGGCAGTCCCGACCGTCTGATGACCTATCTCGGCGTGATCCCGGGCGCGGTCTCCCCCTTCGCCCTGATCAACGATACCGGTCGGGAGGTCACCGTGGTGCTCGACAAGGACATGCTGGAGTTCGATCCGCTGAACTACCATCCGCTCTCCAATGAAATGACGATCGCTGTCTCCCCTTCGGGGCTTCAGGCTTTCCTGACCGGTCTCGGCTACGCTCCGGAGATTCTCGATCTCAATGCTCCTGGCTGA
- the trxA gene encoding thioredoxin, with amino-acid sequence METLINAAPDPADLIKDSNQNSFMADVIEASRETPVIVDFWAPWCGPCKQLGPALEKVVRDAKGAVRMVKINIDENPAIAQQMRVQSIPAVFAFFQGRPVDGFQGALPESQIREFVKRLTGGAAGESPLDEALDAADQMLEAGDAQGAGGIYSQVVQHDPENVRGNAGLIRALVAIGQVEQAQQVIDQLPEQLKKAPEVHAAISSLELASESVDAGEVAELLAAIEADPKNHQARYDLAMALFAGGDREGAVDALIESIRLNREWEEQKARKQLVKFFEAFGHTDPVTVEGRRKLSAVLFS; translated from the coding sequence ATGGAAACCCTCATCAACGCCGCGCCGGACCCCGCCGACCTGATCAAGGACTCGAACCAGAACAGCTTCATGGCGGATGTGATCGAAGCGTCGCGCGAGACGCCGGTCATCGTCGATTTCTGGGCGCCGTGGTGCGGTCCCTGCAAACAGCTAGGGCCGGCGTTGGAGAAGGTCGTGCGCGATGCCAAGGGCGCGGTCCGCATGGTGAAGATCAATATCGACGAGAACCCGGCCATCGCGCAGCAGATGCGCGTGCAATCGATCCCGGCGGTGTTCGCGTTCTTTCAGGGCCGCCCCGTCGATGGTTTCCAGGGCGCCCTCCCGGAAAGCCAGATCCGCGAGTTCGTCAAGCGCCTGACCGGCGGAGCGGCCGGTGAGTCGCCGCTCGACGAGGCGCTGGACGCGGCGGACCAGATGCTCGAGGCGGGCGATGCCCAGGGTGCGGGTGGCATCTACAGCCAGGTCGTGCAGCACGATCCAGAGAATGTCCGCGGCAATGCCGGCCTGATCCGGGCGCTCGTCGCCATCGGACAGGTCGAGCAGGCGCAGCAGGTGATCGATCAGCTTCCCGAGCAGCTTAAAAAAGCGCCGGAAGTTCATGCAGCAATCTCCTCGCTCGAGCTGGCGAGCGAGAGCGTCGATGCCGGCGAGGTGGCGGAACTGCTCGCGGCGATCGAGGCCGATCCGAAAAACCACCAAGCCCGTTACGACCTCGCCATGGCCCTGTTCGCCGGCGGCGACCGGGAAGGCGCGGTCGATGCCCTGATCGAGAGCATCCGTCTGAACCGCGAGTGGGAGGAACAGAAGGCGCGCAAGCAGCTGGTCAAGTTCTTCGAAGCCTTTGGCCATACCGACCCGGTCACGGTCGAGGGTCGCCGCAAACTCTCCGCCGTCCTGTTTTCCTGA
- a CDS encoding LON peptidase substrate-binding domain-containing protein, which yields MPDTLSRSPFSPNLEDMPACIPVFPLPGVLLLPGGKLPLNIFEPRYLVMTQDALATDRLIGMIQPADTAEADATCLQRTGCAGRITSFSETEDGRFLITLTGVARFHVEQELESRSGYRRVVADWCSFADDFKKSDEALVLDRARLMRGLKDYFAVQGIRADWDSIENAADIQLLTTLAMVCPFGPLEKQALLEAPTLQERGDTMLALLEMAVHDLRDEEYARH from the coding sequence ATGCCGGATACCCTGTCGCGCAGCCCTTTTTCTCCGAACCTGGAGGACATGCCTGCCTGCATTCCGGTCTTTCCCCTGCCCGGCGTCCTGTTGCTGCCGGGCGGCAAGCTTCCGCTCAATATCTTCGAGCCGCGCTATCTCGTGATGACGCAGGACGCGCTCGCCACCGACCGGCTGATCGGGATGATCCAGCCGGCCGACACGGCCGAGGCCGACGCGACCTGCCTACAGCGGACGGGGTGCGCGGGCCGGATCACCTCCTTCTCCGAAACCGAGGACGGGCGCTTCCTGATCACCCTGACCGGGGTCGCGCGATTCCATGTCGAACAGGAACTGGAAAGCCGCTCCGGGTATCGCCGCGTGGTCGCCGACTGGTGCAGCTTTGCCGACGATTTCAAGAAGTCGGACGAGGCGCTTGTCCTGGATCGCGCCCGCCTGATGCGCGGCCTCAAGGACTATTTCGCGGTCCAGGGCATCCGTGCCGACTGGGACTCGATCGAGAATGCCGCCGATATCCAGCTCCTGACGACGCTCGCGATGGTCTGCCCCTTCGGGCCGCTGGAGAAACAGGCGCTGCTGGAGGCGCCGACGCTGCAGGAACGTGGCGACACCATGCTGGCCCTGCTAGAGATGGCGGTTCACGATCTGAGGGACGAGGAATATGCACGGCACTGA
- a CDS encoding Trm112 family protein has protein sequence MHGTDKPAAGSAEREVDPKLLEILVCPITKAPLVYDRERSELVSKQARLAYPIRDGVPIMLPDEARSLDENGDPVAEGAAALAPTSGNQAG, from the coding sequence ATGCACGGCACTGACAAGCCCGCCGCCGGCTCTGCGGAACGGGAGGTCGACCCGAAGCTGCTGGAGATTCTGGTCTGCCCGATCACCAAGGCGCCGCTGGTCTACGACCGGGAGCGGTCTGAACTGGTGAGCAAGCAGGCCCGTTTGGCCTATCCGATCCGCGACGGCGTCCCGATCATGCTGCCCGACGAGGCGCGGTCTCTCGACGAGAACGGGGATCCGGTGGCAGAGGGTGCGGCCGCGTTGGCGCCCACCTCCGGAAATCAGGCGGGCTAA
- a CDS encoding gamma-butyrobetaine hydroxylase-like domain-containing protein: MSESFSTEIWPTEIRVQSAEKCLEIDFDTGESFSIPAELLRVESPSAEVQGHVPSQKKLVHGRAHVNIMGMEPVGNYAVRIKFDDLHDSGIYTWRYLHKLGAEKDEIWARYLKELDEAGLSREP, from the coding sequence ATGAGCGAGAGTTTCTCGACCGAGATCTGGCCGACCGAGATTCGCGTCCAGTCCGCGGAAAAATGTCTCGAGATCGATTTCGATACTGGCGAAAGCTTCAGTATTCCGGCGGAACTGCTTCGTGTCGAGAGTCCGTCGGCCGAGGTGCAGGGCCACGTGCCGTCGCAAAAGAAGCTCGTGCACGGCCGCGCGCACGTCAACATCATGGGCATGGAGCCGGTCGGCAATTACGCGGTCCGGATCAAGTTCGACGACCTGCACGACAGCGGGATCTACACCTGGCGCTATCTGCACAAGCTCGGCGCGGAGAAGGACGAGATCTGGGCGCGCTATCTCAAGGAACTGGACGAGGCCGGCCTCAGCCGCGAGCCGTAA
- a CDS encoding UbiH/UbiF/VisC/COQ6 family ubiquinone biosynthesis hydroxylase encodes MSHPDCDVLIVGGGLSGMSAALALQATGLSVTVIDPVPAEVQAAAGYDGRTTAISQSSKRMLDRLGVWQAMPDPACPIGDIRVQEGGSPLFLQFDREDAGPEAMGFIADNGSLKAGLYRQAAGKDGLTVLAPASVAALESGTGSVTATLEDGRQVTARLALAADGRRSPTRRRAGIRATEFSYGQTAITCTVTHSRPHNYVAYEHFRPAGPFAMLPLMDAEDGSHRSCLVWSERTATAEALLKLSDAEFDRELSDAFDDSLGELHVSGKRWGYPLGLIHAERYIGQRLVLIGDAAHGIHPIAGQGFNLGLRDIAALADTIEDALRLGLDIGSAPVLEKYQRWRRFDVMSMIAATDGLNRLFSNNSAAVKLLRDAGLGLVQRIGPLKRAFMRGAMGTVGNLPRLMRDPARR; translated from the coding sequence ATGAGTCACCCGGATTGCGATGTCCTGATCGTCGGCGGCGGCCTGTCCGGCATGTCGGCCGCCCTGGCGCTACAGGCGACCGGCCTGAGCGTAACGGTGATCGATCCGGTCCCGGCGGAGGTTCAGGCCGCCGCAGGATACGACGGCCGGACCACGGCGATCTCCCAGAGCAGCAAACGGATGCTGGACCGGCTCGGGGTCTGGCAGGCAATGCCTGACCCTGCCTGCCCGATCGGAGACATCCGCGTGCAGGAAGGCGGCTCGCCCCTATTCCTGCAATTCGACCGCGAGGATGCCGGTCCGGAGGCTATGGGCTTCATCGCCGACAACGGCAGCCTCAAGGCCGGTCTCTACCGCCAGGCCGCTGGCAAGGACGGCTTGACGGTTCTGGCCCCGGCCTCGGTGGCGGCGCTCGAGAGCGGAACAGGTTCGGTCACAGCAACGCTCGAGGACGGTAGACAAGTGACGGCGCGTCTTGCTTTGGCCGCCGATGGACGCCGGTCGCCGACACGGCGGCGGGCCGGGATCCGCGCGACCGAGTTTTCCTACGGGCAGACCGCGATCACCTGTACGGTCACCCATTCCCGCCCGCACAACTACGTCGCCTATGAGCATTTCCGGCCGGCCGGCCCCTTTGCCATGCTGCCGCTGATGGACGCGGAAGACGGAAGCCACCGGTCCTGCCTCGTCTGGAGCGAGCGCACGGCGACGGCGGAGGCGCTTCTCAAACTGTCGGACGCGGAATTCGACCGGGAACTCTCGGATGCATTCGACGATTCCCTCGGCGAGCTCCACGTCAGCGGCAAGCGCTGGGGTTATCCACTCGGCCTTATCCATGCGGAGCGCTATATCGGCCAACGTCTGGTCCTGATCGGGGACGCCGCGCACGGCATTCACCCGATCGCCGGACAGGGCTTCAATCTCGGCCTCCGCGACATCGCGGCCCTGGCCGACACGATCGAGGATGCGCTGCGGCTCGGACTGGATATCGGCTCTGCCCCGGTGCTTGAGAAATACCAGCGTTGGCGCCGTTTCGACGTAATGTCGATGATCGCGGCGACGGACGGGTTGAACCGGCTGTTTTCGAACAATTCGGCTGCGGTGAAGCTGCTTCGCGATGCCGGCCTCGGCCTCGTGCAACGCATCGGGCCGCTGAAACGGGCGTTCATGCGCGGCGCCATGGGGACGGTCGGCAACCTGCCGCGCCTGATGCGCGATCCGGCCCGGCGCTAG